The proteins below come from a single Streptomyces spongiicola genomic window:
- a CDS encoding WhiB family transcriptional regulator: MTELFQQLLVEDADEELGWQERALCAQTDPESFFPEKGGSTREAKKVCLACEVRSECLEYALANDERFGIWGGLSERERRRLKKAAV; this comes from the coding sequence ATGACCGAGCTGTTCCAGCAACTGCTGGTCGAGGACGCGGACGAGGAACTCGGCTGGCAGGAGCGCGCGTTGTGCGCCCAGACCGACCCCGAGTCCTTCTTCCCCGAGAAGGGCGGATCGACCCGCGAGGCCAAGAAGGTCTGCCTTGCCTGCGAAGTCCGTTCCGAATGCCTTGAGTACGCCCTCGCCAACGACGAGCGGTTCGGGATCTGGGGCGGCTTGTCCGAGCGTGAGCGCCGCCGGCTGAAGAAAGCCGCGGTCTGA
- a CDS encoding cysteine dioxygenase yields the protein MNSDSDLQIAGDILEVPHLLQPAKEHPSTVAEFAGLARSIAADRAQWAPLVRYDATTRWYHRLRTGPGYEAWLLSWVPGQGSGPHDHGPSSGVLTVLDGTLTERTARGDRALTAGAQRVFAPGYVHEVVNDSLGPVVSLHVYFPGLTEMPMHTAHCSPAARQDAAVV from the coding sequence ATGAACAGCGACAGCGACCTGCAGATCGCCGGCGACATCCTCGAGGTCCCGCACCTCCTCCAGCCCGCCAAGGAGCACCCGTCGACGGTGGCCGAGTTCGCCGGACTCGCCCGGTCCATCGCCGCGGACCGCGCCCAGTGGGCTCCGCTCGTCCGGTACGACGCCACGACGCGCTGGTACCACCGGCTCCGCACCGGCCCCGGCTACGAGGCCTGGCTGCTGTCCTGGGTGCCGGGGCAGGGCAGCGGGCCGCACGACCACGGCCCGTCCTCCGGTGTACTGACGGTCCTGGACGGCACGTTGACGGAACGAACCGCCCGGGGCGACCGCGCGCTGACCGCCGGAGCGCAGCGGGTCTTCGCACCCGGATATGTGCACGAGGTGGTCAACGACTCACTCGGGCCGGTCGTGAGCCTGCACGTCTACTTCCCGGGCCTGACCGAGATGCCGATGCACACGGCCCACTGCTCACCGGCCGCCCGGCAGGACGCCGCCGTCGTCTGA
- the cofD gene encoding 2-phospho-L-lactate transferase yields the protein MRIVVLAGGIGGARFLRGLKAAAPETDITVIGNTGDDIHLFGLKVCPDLDTLMYTLGGGINEEQGWGRSEETFQVKSELAAYGVGPEWFGLGDRDFATHIVRTQMLGAGYPLSAVTEALCARWQPGVRLLPMSDDRVETHVAVDIDGERRAVHFQEYWVRLRASVDARAVVPVGAERSKPAPGVLEAIAEADVVLFPPSNPVVSVGTILAVPGIREAIAEAGIPVVGLSPIVGDAPVRGMADKVLAAVGVESTAAAVARHYGSGLLDGWLVDTADAAAVAEVEEAGIRCRAVPLMMTDLDATAAMAREALALAEEVRG from the coding sequence ATGCGCATTGTGGTTCTGGCCGGCGGCATCGGCGGTGCCCGGTTCCTGCGCGGCCTCAAGGCGGCCGCCCCCGAAACGGACATCACGGTCATCGGCAACACCGGTGACGACATCCATCTGTTCGGGCTGAAGGTCTGCCCGGACCTCGACACGCTGATGTACACGCTCGGCGGCGGCATCAACGAGGAGCAGGGCTGGGGACGTTCGGAGGAGACCTTCCAGGTCAAGAGCGAGCTGGCGGCGTACGGCGTGGGTCCCGAGTGGTTCGGGCTCGGTGACCGCGACTTCGCCACGCACATCGTCCGCACCCAGATGCTGGGCGCCGGCTATCCGCTGAGCGCCGTGACCGAAGCACTGTGCGCGCGGTGGCAGCCCGGGGTGCGACTGCTGCCGATGTCCGACGACCGGGTCGAGACCCATGTCGCCGTCGACATCGACGGCGAACGCAGGGCCGTCCACTTCCAGGAGTACTGGGTCAGGCTGCGGGCGTCCGTCGACGCCCGGGCCGTCGTGCCCGTCGGAGCCGAGCGGTCCAAGCCCGCACCGGGGGTGCTGGAGGCGATCGCCGAGGCCGACGTGGTGCTCTTCCCGCCGTCGAACCCGGTCGTGAGCGTGGGCACGATCCTTGCGGTGCCGGGCATCCGCGAGGCGATCGCCGAGGCGGGCATACCGGTCGTGGGGCTCTCCCCCATCGTCGGGGACGCTCCCGTGCGAGGCATGGCCGACAAGGTGCTGGCGGCGGTCGGGGTCGAGTCGACCGCGGCCGCCGTGGCACGCCACTACGGTTCGGGGCTGCTCGACGGCTGGCTCGTGGACACGGCGGACGCGGCGGCGGTGGCGGAGGTCGAGGAGGCCGGCATCCGCTGCCGGGCGGTGCCGCTGATGATGACCGATCTCGACGCCACGGCCGCCATGGCGCGCGAGGCGCTGGCGCTCGCCGAGGAGGTCCGGGGATGA
- a CDS encoding coenzyme F420-0:L-glutamate ligase, with protein sequence MTTPSYRVWALPGLPEVGPGDDIAKLIAASGPGLVDGDVLLVTSKIVSKAEGRIVEAGDREAAIDAETVRVVARRGALRIVENRQGLVMAAAGVDASNTPAGTVLLLPEDPDASASRIRGGLRDTLGVEVGVVITDTTGRPWRAGLTDVAVGAAGVRVLDDLRGGADAHGNRLDATVVATADELAAAGDLVKGKASGLPVAVVRGLGHVVANGTGGARTLVRPAADDMFRLGTSEAVREAVTGRRTVRAFTDEPVDPEAVRRAVAAAVTAPAPHHTTPWRFVLLESESSRLRLLDAMRDAWITDLRRDGRSEESIAKRVRRGDVLRNAPYLAVPCMVMDGSHHYGDERRDTAEREMFVVAAGAGVQNFLVALAGERLGSAWVSSTMFCRDVVREALDLPSGWDPMGAVAIGHAAQAPRERPGRDAGAFIEVR encoded by the coding sequence ATGACCACTCCGTCCTACCGGGTGTGGGCACTGCCGGGACTGCCCGAGGTGGGGCCCGGCGATGACATCGCGAAGCTGATCGCTGCCAGTGGGCCCGGCCTGGTGGACGGCGACGTGCTGCTCGTCACCTCGAAGATCGTCAGCAAGGCGGAGGGCCGGATCGTCGAGGCCGGCGACCGCGAGGCGGCCATCGACGCGGAGACGGTACGGGTGGTGGCCCGCCGCGGCGCCCTCCGCATCGTCGAGAACCGGCAGGGCCTGGTGATGGCCGCGGCCGGGGTGGACGCCTCCAACACCCCGGCGGGGACGGTGCTGCTGCTGCCCGAGGACCCGGACGCCTCGGCCTCACGCATCCGCGGCGGACTGCGGGACACGCTCGGCGTCGAGGTGGGCGTGGTGATCACGGACACCACCGGCCGGCCGTGGCGGGCGGGGCTCACCGACGTCGCCGTCGGGGCCGCGGGCGTACGGGTCCTGGACGATCTGCGCGGCGGCGCCGACGCGCACGGCAACCGGCTCGACGCGACGGTCGTCGCCACAGCCGACGAACTGGCGGCGGCCGGCGATCTGGTCAAGGGCAAGGCGTCGGGGCTGCCGGTCGCGGTGGTCCGCGGGCTCGGCCACGTCGTAGCGAACGGGACCGGCGGCGCCCGCACACTGGTCCGGCCCGCGGCGGACGACATGTTCCGGCTCGGCACCTCGGAGGCGGTACGCGAGGCGGTGACCGGGCGCCGCACGGTACGCGCCTTCACCGACGAGCCCGTGGACCCGGAGGCGGTCCGCCGCGCGGTCGCCGCCGCCGTGACCGCGCCCGCCCCGCACCACACGACGCCCTGGCGGTTCGTGCTCCTGGAGTCGGAGTCCTCCCGGCTGCGCCTCCTCGACGCGATGCGCGACGCGTGGATCACGGACCTGCGCCGCGACGGCAGGTCGGAGGAGTCGATCGCGAAGCGGGTCCGGCGCGGGGACGTCCTGCGCAACGCGCCGTATCTGGCGGTGCCGTGCATGGTCATGGACGGCTCGCACCACTACGGCGACGAGCGCCGGGACACGGCGGAGCGCGAGATGTTCGTCGTCGCGGCGGGCGCGGGCGTGCAGAACTTCCTCGTCGCGCTGGCCGGTGAACGGCTCGGGTCGGCATGGGTGTCGTCGACGATGTTCTGCCGCGATGTCGTCCGGGAGGCACTGGACCTGCCGTCCGGCTGGGACCCGATGGGCGCGGTCGCGATCGGGCACGCGGCACAGGCGCCGAGGGAGCGGCCTGGGCGGGACGCGGGGGCGTTCATCGAGGTGCGGTGA
- a CDS encoding DNA-3-methyladenine glycosylase family protein, translated as MAGRFAPRPAVSRTAVRGGEIAVPVPGPGSVPGPRPGAKAGGRERTYIPPGPLDLPLVLGPLRRGPGDPTFRTTPDGSVWRATRTPAGPGTLCVRAKGGVVRAEAWGHGAEWLLEQLPAMLGDTDDPAAFEPRHRLVAASHRRRPGLRLTRTGLVLENLIPSILEQKVTTDEAYRAWRLLVRGYGEPAPGPCPDRMHVMPDARTWAMIPSWEWHRAGVDDKRASTVLRAVRVARRMEEAAAMEPGAAMARLELIPGIGPWTSAETIQRSNGAPDAITVGDLHLPRIVGYALAGDRDADDAAMLELLAPYAGQRHRAARFILLGGQGPPRRTPKMPRWDIGRL; from the coding sequence GTGGCAGGACGCTTCGCCCCCCGGCCCGCCGTCAGCCGCACCGCGGTGCGCGGCGGCGAGATCGCCGTACCCGTACCCGGGCCGGGATCCGTCCCCGGGCCCAGACCCGGGGCGAAGGCCGGAGGCCGGGAGCGCACCTACATCCCCCCGGGGCCGCTTGACCTCCCACTGGTGCTCGGGCCGCTCCGGCGGGGGCCGGGCGACCCGACGTTCCGCACGACCCCGGACGGCTCCGTCTGGCGTGCCACCCGCACGCCCGCGGGCCCCGGCACGCTGTGCGTCAGGGCGAAGGGCGGCGTGGTCCGCGCCGAGGCCTGGGGTCACGGAGCCGAGTGGCTCCTCGAACAACTTCCCGCGATGCTGGGGGACACGGACGACCCGGCCGCATTCGAGCCGCGCCACCGCCTCGTCGCGGCCAGCCACCGCCGCCGCCCCGGACTGCGCCTCACCCGTACGGGACTGGTCCTGGAGAACCTGATCCCGTCGATCCTGGAGCAGAAGGTCACCACGGACGAGGCCTATCGCGCCTGGCGTCTCCTCGTTCGCGGGTACGGCGAGCCCGCCCCCGGCCCGTGTCCCGACCGGATGCACGTCATGCCGGACGCACGCACCTGGGCGATGATCCCCTCCTGGGAATGGCACCGCGCGGGAGTCGACGACAAGCGGGCCTCCACCGTGCTGCGGGCGGTCCGCGTGGCGCGCCGGATGGAGGAGGCCGCGGCGATGGAGCCCGGGGCGGCCATGGCGCGCCTGGAACTGATCCCCGGCATCGGCCCCTGGACCTCGGCCGAGACCATCCAGCGCAGCAACGGAGCACCGGACGCGATCACCGTCGGGGACCTCCATCTGCCCCGCATCGTCGGCTACGCCCTCGCGGGAGACCGGGACGCGGACGACGCGGCGATGCTCGAACTCCTCGCCCCGTATGCCGGCCAGCGCCACCGCGCAGCCCGCTTCATCCTCCTCGGCGGCCAGGGCCCGCCGCGCCGCACGCCGAAGATGCCCCGCTGGGACATCGGCAGGCTGTGA
- a CDS encoding mannose-1-phosphate guanylyltransferase produces the protein MTQAQEAILLVGGKGTRLRPLTVNTPKPMVPAAGVPFLTHQLVRARAAGVEHIVLATSYLAEVFEPYFGDGSSLGLHLEYVTEAEPLGTGGAIRNVASRLRSGPDDPVLVFNGDILTGLDIRALVDTHRSSGAEVSLHLTRVEDPRAFGLVPTDDTGRVTAFLEKPQTPEEIVTDQINAGAYVFRRSVIDRIPEGRPVSVERETFPELLSSGAHLQGMVDSTYWLDLGTPQAFVRGSADLVLGRAPSPAVPGRCGDRLVLPTAKVAADAKLTGGTVVGEGAAVGEGARISGSTLLAGAVVEAGAVITDSLVGAGARVGARTVLTDTVVGDGAVVGADNELRDGVRVWCDATLPAGAIRFSSDR, from the coding sequence TTGACCCAGGCCCAAGAAGCGATCCTTCTGGTCGGCGGCAAAGGCACACGACTTCGCCCACTCACCGTGAACACGCCGAAGCCCATGGTCCCGGCGGCGGGGGTGCCGTTCCTCACACACCAGCTGGTGCGGGCGCGCGCCGCGGGTGTCGAGCACATCGTGCTGGCGACGTCGTACCTGGCGGAAGTCTTCGAGCCGTACTTCGGCGACGGCTCGTCGCTCGGTCTGCATCTGGAGTACGTCACCGAGGCGGAACCGCTCGGCACCGGCGGGGCGATCCGGAACGTCGCCTCCCGGCTGCGGTCCGGTCCGGACGACCCGGTGCTCGTCTTCAACGGGGACATCCTCACGGGGCTGGACATCCGGGCCCTCGTCGACACCCACCGGTCCTCGGGGGCCGAGGTGTCACTCCATCTGACCCGGGTCGAGGACCCGCGCGCCTTCGGCCTGGTCCCCACGGACGACACCGGCAGGGTCACGGCGTTCCTGGAGAAACCGCAGACACCCGAGGAGATCGTCACCGACCAGATCAACGCCGGCGCCTACGTGTTCCGCCGTTCCGTCATCGACCGCATCCCCGAGGGCCGGCCGGTGTCCGTCGAGCGCGAGACCTTCCCCGAGCTGCTGAGTTCCGGGGCCCACCTCCAGGGCATGGTCGACTCCACGTACTGGCTGGACCTCGGCACCCCGCAGGCGTTCGTCCGCGGCTCCGCCGATCTCGTGCTCGGCCGGGCCCCGTCCCCGGCGGTGCCGGGCCGCTGCGGGGACCGCCTCGTCCTGCCGACCGCCAAGGTCGCCGCCGACGCCAAGCTGACCGGGGGAACGGTCGTGGGGGAGGGCGCCGCCGTGGGCGAGGGCGCCCGGATCAGCGGCAGCACCCTCCTGGCCGGCGCGGTGGTCGAGGCCGGCGCGGTGATCACGGACTCGCTCGTCGGCGCGGGCGCGCGGGTGGGCGCCCGTACGGTCCTCACGGACACGGTCGTCGGCGACGGCGCGGTCGTCGGCGCCGACAACGAACTGCGCGACGGGGTTCGGGTCTGGTGCGACGCGACCCTCCCGGCGGGCGCGATCCGCTTCTCCTCGGACCGGTAG
- a CDS encoding peptidoglycan recognition protein family protein → MRAYFASSIGAACTAALVLPALAPQASAASRVPDAPGSTQSLPLVPLPGQERSAGGAAAVRGLPQRETRPFSLLGVVWEDPDSELHASVQVRTRATGSGEWSQWQDVENHDAEHAPDPGSPERAAGTVRGATAPLWVGASDAVAVRVRPEPAPGAPRSATPPLPGGLRLELVDPGDGLSEVSRPGGPRQGVPHSEVPQPGSPVMPAPVMPAPVMPVPVMPVPVMPAPVMPAPVMPAPVMPAPVMPVPVMPVPVMPAPPNPALLNPRPERPEIPVPGEGLYEEPPGTVLDPALAASLTPESAAASAVNAGLAPLGADAILPMTKAETEAQAMAYGFAQPYVGPRPGIVTRKGWGADEALREKQFVYTTTVRAAFVHHTATGNRFTCAQSASVLRSIYRYHVESSGWRDIGYNFAVDKCGNIYEGRAGGVVKPVLGAHTRGFNANSMGIALLGTYSSTAPPRAAVDAIAKLTAWKLGLFGGDPMSTTYLTSGGGNRYAKGAKAKLNVISGHRDGFPTDCPGALLYGRLGTVRTVAARLQGR, encoded by the coding sequence ATGCGTGCCTACTTCGCCTCGTCCATCGGTGCCGCCTGTACCGCCGCCCTCGTTCTCCCCGCGCTCGCCCCCCAGGCCTCCGCGGCGTCCCGCGTACCGGATGCCCCGGGCTCGACACAGTCGTTGCCCCTGGTCCCGCTGCCCGGCCAGGAGCGTTCGGCCGGCGGGGCGGCGGCCGTCCGGGGGCTGCCGCAGCGCGAGACCCGCCCGTTCTCCCTCCTGGGCGTCGTCTGGGAGGACCCGGACAGCGAACTCCACGCCTCCGTCCAGGTCCGCACCCGCGCCACCGGTTCGGGTGAGTGGTCGCAGTGGCAGGACGTGGAGAACCACGACGCCGAACACGCCCCGGACCCCGGCTCCCCGGAGCGGGCCGCCGGCACGGTGCGCGGCGCGACCGCTCCCCTGTGGGTCGGTGCCTCGGACGCCGTCGCGGTCCGGGTCCGGCCCGAGCCGGCTCCGGGTGCGCCCCGCTCCGCCACGCCACCCCTTCCGGGCGGCCTCCGGCTGGAACTCGTCGACCCGGGCGACGGGCTATCGGAGGTTTCGCGGCCGGGCGGCCCCCGGCAGGGAGTCCCGCATTCGGAAGTCCCCCAGCCCGGCAGCCCGGTGATGCCCGCGCCGGTGATGCCTGCGCCGGTGATGCCCGTACCGGTGATGCCCGTACCGGTGATGCCCGCGCCGGTGATGCCTGCGCCGGTGATGCCTGCGCCGGTGATGCCTGCGCCGGTGATGCCCGTACCGGTGATGCCCGTACCGGTGATGCCCGCGCCGCCGAATCCCGCGCTGCTGAACCCCCGCCCGGAGAGGCCCGAGATCCCCGTACCCGGCGAAGGCCTGTACGAGGAACCGCCGGGGACGGTGCTCGATCCCGCCCTCGCCGCGTCACTCACACCCGAGTCCGCCGCGGCCTCCGCGGTCAACGCGGGCCTCGCGCCGCTCGGCGCCGACGCGATCCTCCCGATGACCAAGGCGGAGACGGAGGCGCAGGCCATGGCGTACGGCTTCGCCCAGCCGTACGTCGGACCGCGGCCCGGCATCGTCACGCGAAAGGGCTGGGGCGCCGACGAGGCGCTGCGCGAGAAGCAGTTCGTCTACACGACGACCGTCCGGGCCGCCTTCGTCCACCACACCGCCACGGGCAACCGGTTCACCTGCGCCCAGTCGGCCTCCGTCCTGCGCAGTATCTACCGCTACCACGTGGAGAGCAGCGGCTGGCGTGACATCGGCTACAACTTCGCCGTCGACAAGTGCGGAAACATCTACGAAGGCAGAGCGGGAGGCGTGGTCAAACCGGTCCTCGGTGCGCATACCCGTGGTTTCAACGCGAACAGCATGGGAATCGCCCTGCTCGGAACGTACAGTTCGACCGCCCCGCCCAGGGCCGCGGTGGACGCCATCGCCAAACTCACCGCGTGGAAGCTCGGGCTCTTCGGGGGCGACCCGATGTCAACGACCTATCTGACATCGGGTGGCGGCAACAGGTATGCGAAGGGGGCGAAGGCAAAGCTCAACGTCATCTCCGGGCACCGGGACGGATTTCCCACCGACTGCCCGGGCGCCCTCCTCTACGGCCGACTCGGCACGGTCCGCACGGTCGCGGCCAGACTCCAGGGCCGCTGA
- a CDS encoding TIGR03089 family protein, with protein sequence MNASDRTPADLLRSALAADPARPLVTFYDDATGERVELSVATFTNWVAKTANLLQDGLSAGPGDRLALLLPAHWQAAVWLLACSSVGVVADVGGDPAAADLVVSGPDTLDTARACSGERIALALRPLGGRFPQAPEGFVDYAVEVPGQGDRFAPYVPVDADAAALTVAGAEFTGAQLVERARADAGELGLAPGSRLLSGRGYATWEGLSAGLYAPLASGGSVVLCRNLDRLPAEDLAKRVESERVTGTAV encoded by the coding sequence GTGAACGCCAGCGACCGCACCCCAGCCGACCTGCTGCGATCCGCGCTCGCCGCGGACCCCGCACGCCCTCTGGTCACCTTCTACGACGACGCCACCGGTGAGCGCGTGGAATTGTCCGTTGCCACCTTCACCAACTGGGTGGCCAAGACGGCGAACCTTCTCCAGGACGGCCTGTCCGCCGGGCCCGGCGACCGGCTCGCCCTGCTGCTGCCCGCCCACTGGCAGGCCGCGGTGTGGCTGCTCGCCTGCTCCTCCGTGGGAGTCGTCGCGGACGTCGGCGGCGACCCGGCGGCCGCGGACCTGGTCGTGAGCGGCCCGGACACACTCGACACGGCCCGCGCCTGCTCCGGCGAGCGGATCGCGCTGGCGCTGCGCCCGCTCGGCGGCCGGTTCCCGCAGGCGCCGGAGGGCTTTGTCGACTACGCGGTCGAGGTACCCGGCCAGGGCGACCGCTTCGCACCTTATGTACCGGTTGACGCCGACGCCGCCGCACTCACCGTCGCGGGCGCGGAGTTCACCGGGGCGCAACTCGTGGAGCGCGCCCGTGCGGACGCCGGCGAGCTGGGCCTGGCGCCGGGTTCCCGGCTGCTGTCCGGACGCGGGTACGCGACCTGGGAGGGACTGTCCGCCGGACTGTACGCACCACTCGCGTCCGGCGGCTCGGTCGTGCTCTGCCGGAACCTGGACCGGCTGCCGGCGGAGGACCTGGCGAAGCGAGTCGAGAGCGAGCGGGTGACGGGCACGGCGGTCTGA
- a CDS encoding LCP family protein codes for MTDSAGTPPEPDDTADRAAGDGSGAGGGRHRGDRRKRTGRGRKRTGRGRQRTGRRRRRSLRWAALGVSLLVLVVSGVGWWLYRRLEGNITTDLTAVEELERYDRERPLPAPHGARNILLIGSDSRAGAENRKYGRDKGVQHSDTTILLHIAGDRRSVTAVSVPRDLLVDIPSCRTAQGTRNPARHAQFNSAFAIGGAACTIRTVERLTGVRIDHHVVVDFHGFKSMVDAVGGVTVCLPAAVDDRDARLKLGAGRHTLDGERALGYVRARKSLGNGSDTERMDRQQQFLGALFDKVQSNGVLLNPARLYPVLDAATKALTTDPGLDSLKDLFDLARSLRGVPTERVRFLTVPRRSHPYDPNRDVLAQPAASRLFERLRKDAPVRVVPKETTTSASGDTERDTSTGSQNPSATPTFSGTNATSARCG; via the coding sequence GTGACCGACAGCGCCGGCACGCCCCCCGAACCGGACGACACCGCGGACCGCGCCGCCGGTGACGGATCCGGTGCGGGCGGCGGGAGGCACCGGGGCGACCGGAGGAAGCGGACCGGGAGGGGGAGGAAGCGGACCGGGAGGGGGAGGCAGCGGACCGGAAGGAGGCGGCGGCGGAGCCTGCGATGGGCCGCGCTGGGCGTCTCGCTCCTCGTCCTGGTGGTCTCGGGTGTCGGCTGGTGGCTGTACCGCAGGCTCGAGGGCAACATCACGACGGACCTGACCGCCGTGGAGGAGCTGGAGCGCTACGACAGGGAGCGCCCGCTGCCCGCCCCGCACGGCGCACGGAACATCCTGCTCATCGGCTCCGACAGCCGCGCCGGCGCCGAGAACCGCAAGTACGGCCGGGACAAGGGCGTCCAGCACTCCGACACCACGATCCTGCTGCACATCGCCGGCGACCGCCGCAGTGTGACCGCGGTGTCCGTGCCGCGCGACCTCCTGGTCGACATCCCGAGCTGCCGCACCGCCCAGGGCACCCGCAACCCGGCCCGGCACGCCCAGTTCAACTCGGCCTTCGCCATCGGCGGGGCGGCGTGCACGATCCGCACCGTCGAGCGGCTCACGGGCGTCCGGATCGACCACCACGTGGTCGTCGACTTCCACGGCTTCAAGAGCATGGTCGACGCCGTGGGCGGGGTGACGGTGTGCCTGCCGGCGGCCGTCGACGACCGGGACGCCCGGCTGAAGCTGGGTGCCGGGAGGCACACGCTGGACGGAGAGCGGGCCCTCGGCTACGTCCGCGCCCGCAAGTCCCTCGGCAACGGCAGCGACACCGAACGCATGGACCGGCAGCAGCAGTTCCTCGGCGCACTGTTCGACAAGGTGCAGAGCAACGGGGTGCTGCTGAACCCGGCCCGCCTCTATCCCGTACTCGACGCGGCGACCAAGGCGCTGACCACCGATCCGGGCCTGGACTCCCTCAAGGACCTGTTCGACCTCGCCCGCTCGCTGCGCGGGGTGCCCACGGAGCGCGTGCGGTTCCTCACCGTGCCGCGCCGTTCGCACCCGTACGACCCCAACCGCGACGTCCTCGCGCAGCCGGCGGCGAGCCGCCTCTTCGAGCGGTTGCGGAAGGACGCACCGGTGCGTGTAGTGCCCAAGGAGACGACGACGAGCGCCAGCGGCGACACGGAACGTGACACCTCCACCGGGTCGCAGAATCCGTCCGCGACCCCCACGTTCTCCGGCACCAACGCCACGTCGGCCAGGTGCGGGTAA
- a CDS encoding LCP family protein, whose translation MDAQSRGQADDIDPADQWVLNPQTGNYELRLDRSAPKPASPRSAAAASRGTARRRAPSGAAPAAADVPGQRGRRSARGGSAQGGDGGGRGTQQTAAGRRKRKQQKSRNKKKSAAMWTGGVMACVLVAGSAFAYYLYERLNGNLSTVDVGDAGSKGFSKDGPVNILVLGTDKRTGAGNEGYGDKGSSGHADTTFLFHVSEDRTNATALSIPRDLITDIPDCPTKQPDGSTRIIRGSQGVRFNESFGVGGRDPGCTMRTVKEMTGVPVDHFMMADFNAVKTLSTAVGGVEVCLVNPIKDRESKLDLPAGKQKVSGEDALAFVRNRHGLGNESDLDRIKQQQQFVASMIRQMKEDTLGNPQKMFAVAEAATQALTVDSAIGDIPKLTAMAQELGKIDIKHISFATVPVVDNTDGATVLLDQVRAPQVFSMIQNDISFTEVKKKESAAKDQQAALLEGPRADASQVRVDVYNGSDTPGAAQKTLNWLQVEKGVLKSTNKSNAPEKKDKTTLEYAPNQADQARKLADLMGLPATALQPGTEDAGDTEAMILTLGADFKGAGVPVTAPAKPPVDKVEADKQVCAQ comes from the coding sequence GTGGATGCGCAGAGCCGTGGGCAGGCGGACGACATCGACCCCGCCGACCAGTGGGTACTGAACCCGCAGACGGGTAACTACGAACTGCGACTGGACCGTTCCGCTCCGAAGCCGGCCTCCCCTCGCTCCGCCGCCGCCGCTTCCCGCGGAACCGCCCGTCGCCGCGCCCCTTCCGGTGCCGCTCCCGCGGCCGCCGACGTTCCGGGGCAGCGCGGCCGGCGCTCGGCGCGCGGCGGCAGCGCCCAGGGCGGCGACGGCGGCGGGCGCGGCACTCAGCAGACCGCGGCGGGTCGCCGGAAGCGCAAACAGCAGAAGAGCAGGAACAAGAAGAAGTCGGCGGCGATGTGGACCGGCGGCGTGATGGCCTGCGTACTCGTCGCCGGCTCGGCGTTCGCGTACTACCTGTACGAGCGGCTCAACGGGAACCTCAGCACGGTGGACGTCGGTGACGCCGGCTCCAAGGGGTTCAGCAAGGACGGCCCCGTCAACATCCTCGTCCTCGGCACCGACAAGCGCACCGGCGCGGGCAACGAGGGCTACGGCGACAAGGGCAGCAGCGGGCACGCCGACACCACGTTCCTGTTCCATGTCTCCGAGGACCGCACCAACGCCACGGCGCTGAGCATTCCGCGCGACCTCATCACCGACATCCCGGACTGCCCGACGAAGCAGCCCGACGGCTCGACCAGGATAATCAGGGGCTCCCAGGGCGTACGCTTCAACGAGAGCTTCGGCGTCGGGGGCCGCGACCCGGGGTGCACGATGCGCACGGTCAAGGAGATGACCGGCGTTCCGGTCGACCACTTCATGATGGCCGACTTCAACGCGGTGAAGACCCTCTCGACCGCCGTCGGCGGCGTGGAGGTCTGCCTGGTCAACCCGATCAAGGACCGGGAGTCCAAACTGGACCTGCCGGCCGGCAAGCAGAAGGTCTCCGGCGAGGACGCCCTCGCGTTCGTCCGCAACCGGCACGGCCTGGGCAACGAGAGCGACCTCGACCGCATCAAGCAGCAGCAGCAGTTCGTGGCGTCGATGATCCGGCAGATGAAGGAAGACACGCTGGGCAACCCGCAGAAGATGTTCGCCGTCGCGGAGGCGGCGACCCAGGCGCTCACCGTCGACAGCGCGATCGGGGACATTCCCAAGCTGACGGCGATGGCCCAGGAACTCGGCAAGATCGACATCAAGCACATCAGCTTCGCGACCGTGCCCGTGGTCGACAACACCGACGGCGCCACCGTCCTCCTCGACCAGGTCAGGGCACCGCAGGTGTTCAGCATGATCCAGAACGACATCTCCTTCACCGAGGTGAAGAAGAAGGAGTCGGCGGCGAAGGACCAGCAGGCCGCCCTGCTGGAGGGTCCGAGGGCCGACGCCTCCCAGGTCCGGGTCGACGTCTACAACGGCAGCGACACACCGGGGGCGGCGCAGAAGACGCTGAACTGGCTACAGGTCGAGAAGGGCGTGCTCAAGTCCACCAACAAGAGCAACGCCCCGGAGAAGAAGGACAAGACGACACTGGAGTACGCGCCGAACCAGGCCGACCAGGCCCGCAAGCTCGCGGACCTCATGGGTCTGCCCGCCACCGCGCTCCAGCCCGGCACGGAGGACGCCGGGGACACGGAGGCCATGATCCTCACGCTCGGTGCCGACTTCAAGGGCGCGGGGGTGCCCGTCACCGCACCGGCGAAGCCGCCGGTGGACAAGGTCGAAGCAGACAAGCAGGTTTGCGCCCAGTGA